The stretch of DNA TTCTCTCCGAACGCGACATCCAAAACGTGCTAGCCTACATTCGAACCTTGCCTCACTGACCTGTGTCCCAGGGATCGTCGCTGATCGAAGCATCATGGCTGAGCCACTGGCCAAAACCTGGCAGGGGGAACGACAGCAGCGCCTGCATCTTGTCGCTTCGCATCGAGAGGTCCGGAGGACGAGGCGGGCCATGATAGTCGGCGACTGAACCAGGCTCAATCCAAGGCCGGAGTTCCGGATACCGTCTCGCCAGCAACTCACCGATTTCCCATCGAGACAACCGTTCGCTCCCACCCAGGTGAAAGAGACCCGGCTGCGGCCGGGCGGCAAACTCCCACAGGGCGCGTACCAATGGTCCCGCCGGAATGGGGCAGCGAAACTCGTCCGTAAAAAGCGTCAGTTTCCTCCCCTTGGCCGCAGTCCGCACCATGTCTTCGACGAAACTTCGGTCGTGCGTCGGCGAGGTGCCGGCTGTCAGAGCGAGACGAACGACCGAATGGGCCGGGTTTTCGAGGACGACCTGCTCGGCCTCTCCCTTCGTCTGTCCGTACACATTCAAGGGATGCACGGCATCCGTTTCGACATACCAGCCCTTCGAGCCGTCGAAGACCTGATCGGTGGACAGAAAGATAAAGGGAATGTCCCGGGCGGCGGCAGCCAGGGCGCGAGTCGCCTCGACATTGATGCGCCTGGCGAGCACTGGATCCTGCTCACAGGCGCCGGTTCGGCTCAAGGCCGCGCAGTGAATCAGGAGACGGGGCCGGTGACGACGCCAGAGTTCCTGCACTTGCGCCGGGTCAGTCAGATCTGCCTCGGCCCTGGTGACTCCGTGCACGTTCCATTGCGGGGCCCACCGAGCGGCAGTCCTGACGAGGTATCCACCAATCAGACCGCCGGCTCCGGTAATCAAGACGGTGGCTGTCATGCGGGACTCCGGCCGAGGCGACGGATCTCCGGCACTTCAATCACTCGACGACCGGACGGTGGTCGTTCAATCACCCACAACATTGTGACGAGCATCTCCTGAATGGTAACCAAACCAAGCCTCCGAGCGGCATCTCTCGTTGCGGGGACCTGCTCCATCAGGCGATAGACCGGCTGCAGCGCCAACGGCCACCAATGGCCCGGACTGAGACTATACCAGGGCCGGAGAATCGTCGCGACCAACCCCGCCGCCGCAATCGCCGCTTCGCATTCATGGCGCACAGCAATGTAGTCCTGCATGCTTCACGTGCGGCACGGATCGCCGACAATCTGGCATCCGGTCGGAACCTTGCGGACGGATGCCATCCGAGCCAGGGCAGTGACATGATGGCCCCGTTCAAGCAACAACGGCATGAACCGCACTCCGAGATAACCGGTTGCGCCGGTCACAAACACTCGCCGGGATTTGAGAGGCGCTGTCACGGATGTGTGAGAAGCGCAGGCCGGGCACTCACGAAGCCGGCCCAACCGTCTGCTTGAGGCATCTCCTCGCGGCCCTTCGCCACGAGTCTGGCCGCCGCGGTCACGAGCGCCGCCTGATCTTCTGTCGACAACCCGAGATTGGTCTTGATGTAGGTCACACGATCGCCTAATGGGTCACTGCCCGGCAACTGGCGTAACGCAATGTGCCAGAAGCGGCACGTCCCGCCGTTTCCATTCAGCCCCACCCGAAAGGTGCCGAACATCGACGTATCCTGCCGCGAAACAGGAATCCCGGCCAACTCCAGCACATTGCGTCGATGGCCTCTGAGCAACGCCGCAGCAGCGGAGAGTGGTTTACGCTGGTCATTGAGCTGACGGCCTGTGGCATCGATCGACACAATTAGACAGCCGCGGGGAAACCGGTCCGCCATCGATTGCTCCGACAGCGCATCGTTCACCACCTGCATCAGCGTCCGGATACCAAGGTTGTCGGCAGCCCCGCCGTCGTAGGCCAGCAGCGGAGGTTCGCTTGTTGGCGTGCCCGCTGGCTGCCCATGAGGAATTGCCAACGGCTCCAGCACGCCCGGATAGGCGGCGGACATATACACCGCGCGGGCGAGGCTGAAGGGAGCGAGGGGCTGGCCCAGCGCAGCAAACCGTTCGTTGGAAATGACCAACGGATCGCCGGTGAGGGCATCGGTCGCATTCAGCAGGAGAATCGGTCGTGATGGATTGAGATCGGCAAAGGTCGCGCCGCGAAAGAGCCGATCGTCCAAAACCTGAATGATCTGTTCGGCTGGGATACGATCGGTCAACGCATACCGGATTGCGTTCTGAGGCATGGCGTACCAGGGCCCTAGGATGGCTCCCTGAAAATCGCGACCGACCAGTTCCACGAAACCGTTTTGAAAATTAAAGTCGCGGTACCCCTCCAGCGCATAGGACGCCGCAGGCAAGGCACCGCCGGATACGGCAGACAACACATCGACCTGCTGGAGCAGCCCCAGACCATCCAATTCCTTCATCACCGCGGCCCCGAACACCGCCGCACGGCTTCCCCCGCCGGAGAAGGCCAGTCCGACGAACCGGCCGTCCGCCAATTCCTTTTCCCCCAAAGACAGAGTGGCTCTGGTGTGGGAGGCACGAGGCTCAGGTGATTGAGACGAGGGAGGAGCGAGCGATGTGCAAGAGACAGAGACCAGGGCAAGGGGGAAGAACCAATAGCGTAGAAGCCAGCCCTGCAACGTGTTCATGTGTGGATCTACGGCTGAATCGAAAAAACGGATGTGTCTTGTAGGGAGGCGTGCGACTGAGAGTCCGCCCGCCCCCCTTCAGCAACCTGCTAATTCCTGGTCAGTTTGCGGTAGCGTATGCGATGCGGCTGGTCGGCTTCTTTGCCGAGCCGCTTCTTGCGATCGGCTTCGTATTCGCTGTAGTTGCCTTCGTACCACACCACTTTGCTGTCGCCTTCGAAGGCCATGATATGCGTGGCGACGCGATCCAGGAACCAGCGGTCGTGACTGCTGATGACGGCGCAGCCGGCGAATCCTTCCAATCCCTCTTCCAACGCGCGCAACGTATTCACATCCAGATCGTTCGTGGGTTCGTCGAGGATGATGAGGTTGGCCCCCTCCTTCAACATGCGCGCGAGGTGCACGCGGTTCCGCTCGCCGCCTGACAGATCCTTGACCTTCTTCTGCTGATCGGTGCCGGCGAAATTGAAACGGGCACAGTAGCCGCGGGCGTTCACTTCGGCCTTGCCCAGCATGATCGTGTCTTGTCCCTCGGAAATGATTTCGTACACCGTCTTATTGGGATCGAGCGAGCGATCCTGATCCACATAGCCGAGCTTGACCGTTTCGCCGATGCGGATGGTGCCCGTATCCGGCTTCTCCTTGCCGATGATCATGCGGAACATGGTCGTTTTGCCCGCGCCATTGGGACCAACGACGCCGACGATGCCGCCCTTCGGCAAGCTGAACTCGACATTTTCGTAGAGCACGTTGTCGCCGAACGCCTTGCTGATGCCCTTGGCCTCGACCACCAGATCCCCGAGCCGCGGTCCCGGCGGAATATAGATTTCCAGATCGGCGGCCAGCTGGTCCTGCTTTTGGTTGACTAATTCCTCATACCGATTGAGACGCGCCTTGCCTTTCGACTGCCGGGCTTTCGGCGACATGCGAATCCATTCCAACTCGTGCTCGAGTGTTTTCTTGCGCTTGGATTCGGCCTTCTCTTCTTTCTCCAACCGGTCCTGCTTCTGTTCGAGCCAGGCGGTGTAATTGCCCTGGAAAGGAATGCCGGAGCCGCGATCGAGTTCCAGAATCCAGCCCGCCACGTTGTCGAGGAAATAGCGGTCGTGCGTCACGGCGATGACCGTGCCCTTGTACTGTTGCAGGTGCTGCTCCAGCCATTGCACGGATTCCGCATCCAGGTGATTGGTCGGCTCGTCGAGTAACAGGATATCCGGCTCCTGGATCATGAGTCGGCAGAGGGCGACTCGACGTTTCTCACCCCCGGAGAGCACGCTGATCTTCTGATCGGCGGGCGGGCAACGGAGCGCATCCATGGCGATTTCGAGTTCACTTTCCAGTTCCCAGCCGTTGGCCGCTTCGATCTTCTCCTGCAGCTGCGCCTGCTTGTCGATGAGTTTTTCCATTTCATCCGGACCGGCGTCGCCCATGCTGTTGCTCACCGCTTCATACTCATGCAGCAGCGCCACTAGTTCCTTCTTCCCTTCCTCGACGACTTCCTTGACCGTCTTGTTGAGATCGAGCTGCGGCTCCTGTTCGAGCAATCCGACGCTGTAGCCCTTCGAGCGGGTGATCTCGCCCACATAGTTGGGATCGGTCCCGGCTATGATCTTGAGTAACGAGCTTTTCCCGGATCCGTTCAAACCCAGCACGCCGATCTTGGCGCCGTAGTAAAAACCCAGGTAGATATCGCGCAAGACTTGCTTTTTCGGCGGATAGACCTTGCCGACACCGACCAGTGAAAAAATTACTTGCTTATCGTTCGTCGCCATAGCCATCCTCAATCATAGAGTGTGAGCCGTCTATTCGGTCGTGCAATCGGTCACCATAACAAAGCGCGGCTCGATTCACAACCGCGCGAGGGAGACCACGTCCCATGATTCGATACCGCCTGATCCGGCACCGATTCTGCCGCGCCATCCTCACGCCGCTGCTCCTGTCTCTGCTCGCATGGATGGCTCCCGCTTCTGCCCTTGCCGACGACCGTGAACAGCGGGACCTGGTCGATCAGTGCCGCATGACCTTCACCAACTTTCTGAACGACTCCAACATGTCCTGGTTTCGCGACCACCTCAAAGACGCCAAAGGATTATTCATCGTCCCGCAATATATGAAGGGCGCGTTGCTCTATGG from Nitrospira sp. encodes:
- a CDS encoding SDR family oxidoreductase encodes the protein MTATVLITGAGGLIGGYLVRTAARWAPQWNVHGVTRAEADLTDPAQVQELWRRHRPRLLIHCAALSRTGACEQDPVLARRINVEATRALAAAARDIPFIFLSTDQVFDGSKGWYVETDAVHPLNVYGQTKGEAEQVVLENPAHSVVRLALTAGTSPTHDRSFVEDMVRTAAKGRKLTLFTDEFRCPIPAGPLVRALWEFAARPQPGLFHLGGSERLSRWEIGELLARRYPELRPWIEPGSVADYHGPPRPPDLSMRSDKMQALLSFPLPGFGQWLSHDASISDDPWDTGQ
- a CDS encoding patatin-like phospholipase family protein, with amino-acid sequence MGEKELADGRFVGLAFSGGGSRAAVFGAAVMKELDGLGLLQQVDVLSAVSGGALPAASYALEGYRDFNFQNGFVELVGRDFQGAILGPWYAMPQNAIRYALTDRIPAEQIIQVLDDRLFRGATFADLNPSRPILLLNATDALTGDPLVISNERFAALGQPLAPFSLARAVYMSAAYPGVLEPLAIPHGQPAGTPTSEPPLLAYDGGAADNLGIRTLMQVVNDALSEQSMADRFPRGCLIVSIDATGRQLNDQRKPLSAAAALLRGHRRNVLELAGIPVSRQDTSMFGTFRVGLNGNGGTCRFWHIALRQLPGSDPLGDRVTYIKTNLGLSTEDQAALVTAAARLVAKGREEMPQADGWAGFVSARPALLTHP
- the ettA gene encoding energy-dependent translational throttle protein EttA, encoding MATNDKQVIFSLVGVGKVYPPKKQVLRDIYLGFYYGAKIGVLGLNGSGKSSLLKIIAGTDPNYVGEITRSKGYSVGLLEQEPQLDLNKTVKEVVEEGKKELVALLHEYEAVSNSMGDAGPDEMEKLIDKQAQLQEKIEAANGWELESELEIAMDALRCPPADQKISVLSGGEKRRVALCRLMIQEPDILLLDEPTNHLDAESVQWLEQHLQQYKGTVIAVTHDRYFLDNVAGWILELDRGSGIPFQGNYTAWLEQKQDRLEKEEKAESKRKKTLEHELEWIRMSPKARQSKGKARLNRYEELVNQKQDQLAADLEIYIPPGPRLGDLVVEAKGISKAFGDNVLYENVEFSLPKGGIVGVVGPNGAGKTTMFRMIIGKEKPDTGTIRIGETVKLGYVDQDRSLDPNKTVYEIISEGQDTIMLGKAEVNARGYCARFNFAGTDQQKKVKDLSGGERNRVHLARMLKEGANLIILDEPTNDLDVNTLRALEEGLEGFAGCAVISSHDRWFLDRVATHIMAFEGDSKVVWYEGNYSEYEADRKKRLGKEADQPHRIRYRKLTRN